A genomic segment from Paramixta manurensis encodes:
- the tdk gene encoding thymidine kinase gives MAQLYFYYSVMNAGKSTALLQSSYNYQERGMRTLVYTAEIDTRFGSGKISSRIGLSSPAKLYNNQSLLLEEIAAEHDVNPVHCVLIDESQFLTREQVKQLSDVVDCLDIPVLCYGLRTDFRGELFSGSQYLLAWSDKLVELKTVCHCGRKAGMVLRLDSQGAPFKEGEQVVIGGNERYVSVCRKHYKEALQSGSLHAIYGNKIGQ, from the coding sequence ATGGCTCAGCTTTATTTTTATTACTCGGTGATGAACGCCGGCAAGTCCACCGCATTGTTGCAATCTTCTTATAATTACCAGGAGCGAGGGATGCGTACCCTGGTCTATACAGCGGAAATTGATACGCGCTTTGGTAGTGGAAAGATTTCCTCACGAATAGGCCTTTCATCGCCGGCGAAATTGTATAATAACCAGAGCTTACTATTAGAAGAAATTGCGGCAGAACATGATGTTAATCCTGTACATTGTGTATTGATCGATGAGAGCCAATTCCTGACGCGCGAGCAAGTTAAACAACTGTCAGACGTCGTTGACTGTTTAGATATTCCCGTACTCTGCTATGGTTTACGTACCGATTTCCGTGGTGAATTGTTTAGCGGGAGTCAGTATTTATTAGCCTGGTCTGATAAGTTGGTGGAATTAAAAACCGTCTGCCATTGTGGGCGAAAAGCCGGTATGGTGCTCCGTCTCGATAGCCAGGGCGCGCCATTTAAAGAGGGTGAGCAGGTGGTGATTGGCGGTAATGAGCGTTATGTCTCAGTGTGCCGTAAACACTATAAAGAAGCGTTACAGAGCGGCTCTTTACACGCTATTTACGGAAATAAGATTGGGCAGTAA
- the adhE gene encoding bifunctional acetaldehyde-CoA/alcohol dehydrogenase yields MAVTNVAELNALVERVKKAQREYANFTQEQVDKIFRAAALAAADARIPLAKMAVAESGMGIVEDKVIKNHFASEYIYNAYKDEKTCGILETDDTFGTITIAEPTGIICGIVPTTNPTSTAIFKALISLKTRNGIIFSPHPRAKDATNKAADIVLQAAIAAGAPKDIIGWIDVPSVELSNQLMHHPDINLILATGGPGMVKAAYSSGKPAIGVGAGNTPVVIDETADIKRAVASILMSKTFDNGVICASEQSVIVVDSVYEAVRERFQTHGGYLLQGKELKAVQDIILKNGALNAAIVGQPAVKIAEMAGINVPANTKILIGEVKLVDESEPFAHEKLSPTLAMYRAKNYEDAVDKAEKLVAMGGIGHTSCLYTDQDNQRERVNYFGDKMKTARILINTPASQGGIGDLYNFKLAPSLTLGCGSWGGNSISENVGPKHLINKKTVAKRAENMLWHKLPKSIYFRRGSLPIALEEVATDGAKRAFIVTDRFLFNNGYADQIVSVLKKHGIETEVFFEVEADPTLSIVRKGAEQMNSFKPDVVIALGGGSPMDAAKIMWVMYEHPETHFEELALRFMDIRKRIYKFPKMGVKAKMIAITTTSGTGSEVTPFAVVTDDATGQKYPLADYALTPDMAIVDANLVMNMPKSLCAFGGLDAVTHALEAYVSVLANEYSDGQALQALKLLKENLPASYRDGAKNPVARERVHNAATIAGIAFANAFLGVCHSMAHKLGSEFHIPHGLANALLISNVIRYNANDNPTKQTAFSQYDRPQARRRYAEIADHLGLSAPGDRTAQKIEKLLAWLEEIKAELGIPKSIREAGVQEADFLAKVDKLADDAFDDQCTGANPRYPLIAELKQIMLDTFYGREFAEPFASVAEAVTAQPVKAEKVEKKTKKA; encoded by the coding sequence CAGGTTGATAAAATCTTTCGCGCCGCCGCCTTGGCCGCTGCGGATGCCCGTATCCCCTTAGCTAAAATGGCCGTTGCGGAATCAGGGATGGGTATCGTTGAAGATAAGGTGATCAAAAACCACTTTGCATCTGAATACATTTATAATGCCTACAAAGATGAAAAGACCTGCGGCATCCTTGAAACGGATGATACGTTTGGCACCATCACCATTGCTGAGCCTACCGGCATAATCTGCGGTATCGTTCCAACCACCAACCCAACCTCTACCGCTATATTTAAGGCGTTGATCAGCCTCAAAACGCGTAACGGTATTATTTTCTCTCCGCACCCACGTGCTAAAGATGCCACCAATAAAGCGGCAGACATTGTCCTGCAAGCGGCTATTGCAGCTGGCGCGCCAAAAGATATTATCGGCTGGATCGATGTGCCGTCTGTTGAATTGTCTAATCAGTTGATGCATCACCCGGATATTAATCTAATCCTCGCAACCGGCGGGCCGGGTATGGTGAAAGCCGCCTATAGCTCCGGTAAACCCGCCATTGGCGTTGGCGCCGGTAACACGCCGGTAGTCATTGATGAAACGGCTGATATTAAACGCGCAGTAGCATCAATCCTGATGTCAAAAACCTTCGATAACGGTGTGATCTGCGCTTCTGAGCAGTCGGTTATTGTGGTTGACTCAGTCTATGAAGCAGTACGTGAACGTTTCCAAACTCACGGCGGCTATCTGTTACAGGGCAAAGAATTAAAAGCGGTTCAAGATATTATCCTGAAAAATGGCGCGCTGAATGCAGCTATTGTCGGCCAACCGGCGGTGAAAATCGCGGAAATGGCAGGCATCAATGTACCGGCTAATACCAAGATTTTGATTGGTGAAGTGAAACTGGTTGATGAATCAGAACCTTTCGCGCATGAGAAACTCTCCCCTACGCTTGCGATGTACCGCGCGAAAAACTATGAAGACGCAGTTGATAAAGCCGAGAAACTGGTCGCAATGGGCGGTATCGGTCACACCTCTTGTCTGTATACCGACCAGGATAATCAGCGTGAGCGCGTGAACTATTTTGGCGACAAAATGAAAACCGCCCGCATCCTGATTAACACGCCAGCATCTCAAGGCGGCATTGGCGACCTGTATAACTTTAAACTGGCTCCGTCTCTGACATTAGGCTGTGGTTCATGGGGCGGAAACTCCATTTCTGAAAACGTCGGACCTAAGCATCTGATCAATAAGAAAACTGTCGCCAAGCGAGCTGAAAATATGTTGTGGCATAAACTTCCTAAGTCTATCTACTTCCGCCGCGGCTCTTTACCTATTGCCCTGGAAGAAGTGGCAACCGATGGGGCTAAACGCGCCTTTATCGTTACCGACCGTTTCCTGTTCAATAACGGTTATGCCGACCAAATTGTTTCCGTGTTGAAAAAACATGGCATTGAAACCGAAGTCTTCTTTGAGGTTGAGGCCGATCCGACACTGAGCATCGTACGTAAAGGCGCTGAGCAGATGAACTCCTTCAAGCCTGATGTTGTGATTGCGCTGGGCGGTGGTTCTCCGATGGATGCGGCGAAAATCATGTGGGTCATGTACGAACATCCGGAAACTCACTTTGAAGAACTGGCATTGCGCTTTATGGATATTCGTAAACGTATCTATAAATTCCCGAAAATGGGCGTAAAAGCGAAAATGATCGCGATTACCACCACTTCCGGTACCGGTTCTGAAGTCACGCCATTTGCCGTGGTGACCGATGATGCTACCGGGCAAAAATATCCGCTGGCTGACTACGCGCTGACGCCTGATATGGCGATTGTGGATGCCAACTTGGTGATGAACATGCCGAAGTCGCTGTGTGCCTTCGGTGGCCTGGATGCGGTAACCCACGCCCTGGAAGCCTATGTTTCGGTGCTGGCTAACGAATACTCTGACGGCCAGGCGCTACAAGCGCTGAAGCTGCTGAAAGAGAATCTACCCGCCAGCTACCGTGACGGAGCGAAAAATCCAGTGGCGCGTGAACGCGTGCACAATGCCGCTACTATCGCTGGTATCGCCTTTGCGAACGCCTTCCTTGGTGTCTGTCACTCAATGGCGCATAAACTGGGCTCGGAGTTCCATATTCCACACGGCCTGGCGAACGCCCTGCTGATTTCAAACGTTATTCGCTATAACGCCAATGACAACCCAACCAAGCAAACTGCTTTCAGTCAGTATGACCGTCCGCAAGCGCGTCGTCGTTATGCTGAAATCGCCGATCATCTTGGTCTGAGCGCGCCGGGCGACCGCACCGCACAGAAAATCGAGAAGTTGCTGGCTTGGCTGGAAGAAATTAAAGCGGAATTGGGTATTCCTAAATCCATTCGTGAGGCAGGCGTTCAGGAAGCTGATTTCCTGGCGAAAGTCGATAAACTGGCCGATGATGCATTCGATGACCAGTGTACCGGCGCTAACCCACGCTATCCGCTGATTGCCGAGTTGAAACAAATTATGCTCGACACTTTCTATGGTCGCGAATTTGCCGAACCATTCGCCAGCGTAGCCGAAGCGGTTACCGCGCAGCCGGTTAAGGCAGAAAAAGTCGAGAAGAAAACCAAGAAAGCCTAA